In one window of Kwoniella newhampshirensis strain CBS 13917 chromosome 14, whole genome shotgun sequence DNA:
- a CDS encoding glutamate decarboxylase: protein MSLAQHVDADKLIAISKDHPTRKHTHGKQSTLHDIPYASRYDVEVELPRFSMPDSGVSAKTVYQILHDELLLDGNPNMNLASFVHTWVPDECSTLMHENINKNLVDQDEYPAAQSIHERCISMISHLWHAPKEATAMGTATTGSSEAIMLGGLALKRQWQERMKAKGKDIHNPGPNIVMGAEAQVALEKFARYFEVDAKLVPISKESGYVMDPKKAMEYVDENTIGIFVILGSTYTGSFESVEGMAAELDKYEAETGISIPIHVDAASGGFVAPFAYPDYKWDFKIPRVQSINASGHKYGMSTVGVGWIIWRSAEYLPKELIFELHYLGATDYSFNLNFSRPAHPILAQMFTFLNLGFSGYKRIMDNNLAKARLISRALEGSGYFTCLSQVHNPKAGGNAAQKVLKAATVDVDDATYYTEGLPVVSFRFSDETKAKYPNVKQEWIQLQLRSIGWIVPNYPLAPNCEDTEILRVVVRESLSGDLARKLIEDIIQVTEELFSDAGPSYSMSIAARRTKQSDIGDKTEQLDTEHISNNQSTYAKTC, encoded by the exons ATGTCTCTGGCTCAACACGTCGACGCTGACAAGCTCATCGCGATCTCCAAGGATCACCCAACGAGAAAACATACTCACGGCAAGCA ATCCACCCTTCATGATATCCCTTATGCCTCTCGATacgatgtcgaggtcgagctCCCTCGATTCAGCATGCCTGATTCAGGTGTGAGCGCAAAGACCGTCTACCAGATCTTGCACGAtgagcttcttcttg ATGGAAATCCCAACATGAACCTTGCTTC CTTCGTCCACACCTGGGTTCCCGACGAGTGTAGCACCCTTATGCATGAGAACATCAACAAG AACTTGGTCGATCAAGATGAATACCCTGCTGCGCAGTCTATTCACGAGCGATGCATC TCCATGATCTCCCACCTCTGGCACGCACCCAAGGAGGCCACCGCTATGGGCACAGCCACTACTGGTTCCTCCGAAGCTATCATGCTCGGTGGTCTTGCTCTCAAGCGTCAGTGGCAAGAGCGTATGAAAgccaagggcaaggacATCCACAATCCTGGACCCAACATCGTTATGGGTGCCGAGGCACAGGTTGCTTTGGAGAAGTTCGCCAGGTACTTCGAGGTAGACGCCAAACTGGTCCCGATCTCCAAGGAG AGTGGATACGTCATGGACCCTAAGAAGGCGATGGAGTACGTGGACGAAAACACCATCGGTATCTTCGT TATCCTCGGATCTACCTATACTGGGTCTTTCGAGTCCGTGGAGGGAATGGCCGCCGAGCTCGACAAGTATGAAGCAGAGACTGGCATCAGTATCCCTATCCATGTGGATGCCGCTTCAGGCGGTTTCGTTGC TCCATTTGCATACCCAGACTATAAATGGGACTTCAAGATCCCCCGAGTTCAGAG TATCAACGCATCAGGACACAAGTACGGTATGAGCACCGTCGGTGTCGGATGGATCATCTGGAGGAGTGCCGAGTATCTCCCCAAGGAGTTGATCTTTGAGCTGCACTACCTGGGTGCT ACCGACTACTCATTCAACCTCAACTTCAGTCGTCCCGCCCACCCTATCCTTGCGCAAATGTTCACCT TCCTCAACCTCGGTTTCTCAGGCTACAAGCGAATTATGGACAATAACTTGGCCAAAGCGCGACTCATCTCTCGAGCTCTCGAAGGCTCAGGATACTTCACATGTCTGTCGCAGGTTCATAACCCCAAGGCTGGAGGAAACGCTGCCCAGAAGGTCCTCAAGGCGGCCACCGTCGATGTTGATGACGCGACGTACTACACCGAGGGATTGCCGGTCGTTTCATTCAGATTCAGCGATGAAACCAAGGCAAAGTACCCGAATGTCAAGCAGGAGTGGATTCAGCTGCAGTTGAGGAGCATCGGATGGATTGTGCCCAA CTACCCTCTCGCACCCAACTGCGAGGACACTGAGATCCTCCGAGTCGTCGTCCGAGAATCTCTTTCTGGAGATCTTGCTCGAAAATTGATCGAGGATATCATTCAAGT TACTGAGGAACTGTTCTCCGACGCTGGACCTTCCTACTCTATGTCCATCGCTGCTAGACGTACAAAGCAGTCTGACATTGGTGACAAGACTGAACAGCTTGACACAGAGCACATTTCA AACAACCAATCGACATACGCGAAGACTTGTtag